The proteins below come from a single Pandoraea apista genomic window:
- the pta gene encoding phosphate acetyltransferase yields the protein MKAINRIIDTARRAPMRIVLCESEDERMLTAAARATREGIARIVFVGDIGKTQRAADAARVDLSGMELIDPATSGMTDAFAETWQNMRAKKGMTRAQAVEEMRSPLGFANMMVRLGHADGSVAGAVNTTADVVRMAIQIIGVQPSFQLVSSFFLMMLCEPFHTMKGGLIFSDCALVVDPDAAQLAQIALAAADSASALLMEPPRVAMLSFSTSGSAKHAAVDKVVEATRLVKEARPQLAIDGDVQLDAAIVSEISQRKVVHSQVEGHANTLIFPNLDAGNIGYKLAERIGGAKAIGPLLQGLNRPANDLSRGCSADDIYYVIGVTCVQAQAARAKLTGTSPLAIRP from the coding sequence GCGCCGCGCACCGATGCGCATCGTGTTGTGCGAATCGGAAGACGAACGGATGCTCACCGCAGCCGCGCGTGCCACGCGCGAAGGGATCGCGCGCATCGTATTCGTCGGCGACATCGGCAAGACACAACGTGCGGCCGACGCGGCACGCGTCGATCTGTCCGGTATGGAACTGATCGATCCGGCAACCTCCGGCATGACGGACGCGTTCGCCGAGACGTGGCAGAACATGCGGGCAAAAAAGGGAATGACTCGCGCGCAAGCCGTCGAGGAAATGCGCTCGCCGCTGGGCTTCGCCAACATGATGGTGCGCCTCGGTCACGCCGACGGCTCCGTTGCAGGAGCTGTCAACACCACCGCCGATGTGGTGCGCATGGCCATACAGATCATCGGCGTACAGCCATCGTTCCAACTCGTATCGAGCTTTTTCCTGATGATGCTCTGCGAGCCGTTCCATACGATGAAGGGCGGCCTGATTTTCTCCGACTGCGCCCTCGTCGTCGATCCCGACGCCGCGCAACTCGCGCAAATCGCACTCGCTGCGGCCGACAGCGCGAGCGCCTTGCTCATGGAGCCGCCGCGCGTTGCAATGCTGTCGTTCTCCACGAGCGGCAGCGCGAAACACGCCGCGGTGGACAAGGTCGTGGAAGCGACGCGGCTCGTGAAGGAAGCCCGTCCGCAGTTGGCCATCGACGGCGACGTTCAGCTCGATGCGGCGATCGTCTCCGAAATTTCGCAGCGCAAAGTCGTGCACTCGCAGGTCGAGGGGCATGCCAACACGCTGATCTTCCCCAACCTCGATGCGGGCAACATCGGCTACAAGCTGGCCGAACGCATCGGCGGCGCGAAGGCTATCGGTCCCTTGCTGCAAGGGCTGAATCGTCCGGCAAACGACTTGTCTCGCGGTTGCAGCGCCGACGACATCTATTACGTGATCGGCGTGACCTGCGTGCAGGCGCAGGCCGCACGCGCCAAGCTCACCGGAACCTCGCCGCTCGCCATCCGGCCATGA